From Nerophis lumbriciformis linkage group LG09, RoL_Nlum_v2.1, whole genome shotgun sequence, one genomic window encodes:
- the stk36 gene encoding serine/threonine-protein kinase 36 isoform X3 has translation MDSYHVLELVGEGSFGRVHKGMKKFLGQVVALKFMPKMGRSKKELQSLKKEIDIMTNLQHPNIVKLFDSFETETEVVVVTEYAEGQLFQIIEDDGSLPESQVHEIACQLVSALYYLHSRRILHRDMKPQNILFDKNGVVKLCDFGFARAMSVSTMVLTSIKGTPLYMSPELVAEKPYDHTADLWSLGCILYELHTGAPPFYTNSIFHLVQLIVKDPIKWPDTMSNTCTSFLKGLLTKDPQMRLSWPDLLHHPFVADGVQVLPDTDVSSPLTVTPDPDMLALKLKQIAEKTPVKSGESKIVRKVKEQRSKSDPKTSVGSAKELKDGVESGKANSIVTSVGLRDKSFTPVYSTLKAPQISYQKNHTSGSSNSQDYEREFPSVEVGPRQERRCDVTKNVSSFTTVKSEEFWERLVEESDLSRLEKDPFNCSNIVALLKSSILLFEKQLSGGVSEDVWRIRHPLKVLQNLMLTSDPNDNINQLGLPHLIISLVHNSVGNSHFIQQPGSLQALGEMIVVLLIYWQKNHDWLKEENRPEEFINPFLTILNQADLNPLAPLAGCVLSLFTQDKVAVNIDMDRLGFLLKELVCGSHQQELSLPPGWGLCDGLLSLLLHTLSEQSDGSSCLDPLVIHHVWEEIGTSLAKTMPDMDFCSTNGLHVLMSATMLVLCKDPYSYISLFCEGKSTFVYTLGWLLSTECHALFAEGCSGTSEGVLSPELFIELSCHFLCLPFALNLNSHTCSSVLHVYDSCDVVKRLLQVIETLPLSSVEVPLSLLRRLLLCDRQRCVSRLCKASCGFFSTPAVTTSGQQTPTRTASSLLCDLLLLDELGDSAVELLSLLYLITCFCPGQLHLEPSVLRRALAHAYDPIRAGTCKVLGKVFPFRSPTLPNLQPNIFKSMVDLLEDASVHVRRAACLAVGKWLGYVAMEAGFSTSRHSGNVGNTKKWVNVKGNDAHQDSSSEAGVAIVTKNESDDGEIRKWLEEARMTGARLASLTSDTDAHTRVHACAALGNLVHVNGAVPKLMEENVCRLLLRAACTDTHHAVREAATDTLSLYSQQDAIRQVLRPLDARKKTSPGFPASIKAK, from the exons ATGGATTCTTATCATGTGTTAGAATTGGTTGGAGAAGGCTCTTTTGGTCGAGTTCATAAAGGAATGAAGAAGTTTTTAGGACAA GTGGTGGCTCTTAAATTCATGCCTAAAATGGGGCGCTCGAAGAAAGAGCTGCAAAGTCTAAAAAAAGAAATCGACATCATGACAAACCTTCAACATCCAAACATTGTGAAACTTTTCGACAGCTTTGAAACCGAAACAGAG GTGGTGGTTGTGACCGAATATGCTGAGGGTCAGTTGTTCCAGATCATTGAGGATGATGGCAGCTTACCAGAAAGTCAG GTTCATGAGATTGCCTGCCAACTGGTGTCAGCTCTGTATTATTTGCACTCTCGTCGGATTCTTCACCGAGACATGAAACCACAAAATATCCTCTTTGATAAAAATGGAGTGGTGAAACTGTGTGACTTTGG GTTTGCGAGGGCAATGAGTGTGTCCACCATGGTGCTGACCTCTATCAAGGGAACACCCTTATACATGTCCCCTGAATTAGTGGCAGAGAAGCCTTATGATCACACTGCTGATCTCTGGTCACTTGGCTGCATTCTGTATGAGCTCCACACGGGGGCGCCTCCTTTCTACACTAACTCCATCTTCCATTTAGTGCAGCTCATTGTGAAAGACCCCATCAAGTGGCCAGACACTATGAGCAACACATGCACG AGTTTCCTAAAAGGTTTGTTGACCAAAGACCCTCAGATGCGGCTGTCATGGCCGGACCTCCTGCATCATCCTTTTGTTGCAGATGGTGTTCAAG TGCTGCCAGATACAGATGTTTCCAGTCCTCTGACAGTCACCCCAGACCCTGACATGCTGGCACTGAAACTTAAACAAATAGCAGAAAAGACACCAGTAAAATCTGGGGAGAGCAAAATAGTGCGAAAGGTCAAAGAGCAGAGAAGCAAAAGTGACCCAAAGACATCAGTCGGCAGTGCTAAA GAATTGAAGGATGGAGTGGAAAGTGGGAAAGCCAATTCTATAGTAACTTCAGTGGGCCTTAGGGACAAATCCTTCACCCCAGTTTATTCAACTTTGAAAGCTCCTCAAATTTCATATCAAAAGAACCATACATCTGGTTCTTCAAATAG CCAAGACTATGAACGAGAGTTCCCTTCAGTAGAAGTTGGGCCACGACAAGAGAGAAGATGTGACGTCACTAAAAATGTGTCAAGTTTCACA ACAGTCAAGAGTGAGGAATTCTGGGAGAGGCTTGTTGAAGAATCCGACCTAAGCAGACTAGAAAAAGATCCGTTCAACTGCAGTAACATTGTAGCTCTACTGAAATCCAGTATTTTGCTGTTTGAAAAACAG TTAAGTGGTGGTGTCTCCGAGGACGTGTGGCGCATTCGCCATCCGCTGAAAGTCCTGCAGAACCTGATGCTGACCTCTGACCCAAATGACAATATTAACCAACTAGGACTGCCACATCTTATCATTAGCTTAGTTCACAACTCTGTTGGAAACTCCCATTTCATTCAG CAACCGGGGAGTCTACAAGCACTTGGGGAAATGATTGTTGTTCTACTCATCTACTGGCAGAAGAACCATGACTGGTTGAAAGAAGAAAACAG ACCTGAAGAGTTCATCAACCCCTTCTTAACAATCCTTAACCAAGCAGACCTCAATCCTTTAGCT CCTCTAGCTGGCTGCGTTTTATCTCTCTTTACTCAAGACAAGGTTGCTGTCAATATTGATATGGACAGGCTCGGCTTCTTGCTGAAAGAACTTGTCTGTGGCTCTCATCAG CAGGAGCTTTCTCTCCCGCCTGGATGGGGACTCTGTGACGGCCTCCTATCTTTACTTCTGCACACTCTCTCTGAG CAAAGCGATGGTTCCTCATGTTTGGATCCACTCGTGATTCATCACGTTTGGGAAGAGATCGGCACCTCATTAGCAAAGACAATGCCAGACATGGACTTCTGCTCAACCAATG GATTGCATGTTCTCATGTCTGCCACAATGTTGGTTCTCTGCAAGGATCCATATTCATATATTTCACTGTTTTGTGAGGGCAAATCAACATTTGTGTACACTCTTGGCTGGCTGTTGAGCACTGAATG TCATGCTTTATTTGCTGAAGGCTGTTCAGGTACATCAGAAGGAGTCTTAAGTCCTGAGCTCTTTATAGAGTTGAGCTGCCACTTCCTGTGCCTTCCATTCGCCCTCAACCTGAATTCACACACCTGTTCCAGTGTACTGCATGTGTACGACAGCTGTGATGTTGTTAAAAGGCTCCTGCAG GTGATTGAAACTCTTCCTCTCTCATCAGTAGAGGTGCCACTCTCACTACTACGCCGCCTGTTGCTGTGCGATCGTCAACGTTGTGTTTCCCGCCTCTGTAAAGCTTCCTGTGGGTTTTTCTCCACACCAGCCGTCACTACATCGGGCCAGCAGACTCCGACCAGAACCGCCAGTTCTCTGCTTTGTGATTTGCTGCTGCTGGACGAACTGGGGGACTCTGCGGTAGAGCTCCTGTCTCTGTTATACCTCATCACGTGTTTTTGTCCTGGTCAGCTGCACCTAGAACCTTCAGTGCTGCGCCGGGCACTGGCACACGCTTACGATCCAATCAGGGCTGGCACATGTAAAGTTTTAGGAAAAGTGTTCCCGTTCAGGTCTCCCACACTGCCCAATTTACAACCGAACATTTTTAAAAGCATGGTAGACCTTCTTGAGGATGCTAGCGTGCATGTGCGGCGTGCAGCTTGCTTGGCAGTTGGTAAATGGTTGGGTTATGTTGCAATGGAAGCTGGGTTCAGCACCAGCAGGCACAGTGGAAATGTAGGCAACACTAAAAAGTGGGTAAACGTAAAGGGCAATGATGCACACCAGGATTCAAGCAGCGAAGCGGGAGTTGCCATTGTGACAAAGAATGAATCAGATGATGGCGAGATTAGAAAATGGTTAGAAGAAGCAAGAATGACAGGAGCCAGACTGGCATCGCTGACCTCTGACACTGATGCCCACACTCGTGTCCACGCTTGTGCAGCACTCGGAAACCTGGTGCATGTTAATGGTGCTGTACCCAAACTGATGGAGGAGAATGTGTGCAGGTTACTCCTGAGGGCCGCTTGCACTGACACCCACCATGCAGTGAGAGAAGCTGCCACGGACACGCTAAGCTTGTACAGCCAGCAGGATGCTATAAGACAG GTCCTTAGACCTCTGGATGCCAGAAAAAAAACGTCTCCAGGCTTCCCAGCATCCATCAAAGCAAAGTGA
- the stk36 gene encoding serine/threonine-protein kinase 36 isoform X1: MDSYHVLELVGEGSFGRVHKGMKKFLGQVVALKFMPKMGRSKKELQSLKKEIDIMTNLQHPNIVKLFDSFETETEVVVVTEYAEGQLFQIIEDDGSLPESQVHEIACQLVSALYYLHSRRILHRDMKPQNILFDKNGVVKLCDFGFARAMSVSTMVLTSIKGTPLYMSPELVAEKPYDHTADLWSLGCILYELHTGAPPFYTNSIFHLVQLIVKDPIKWPDTMSNTCTSFLKGLLTKDPQMRLSWPDLLHHPFVADGVQVLPDTDVSSPLTVTPDPDMLALKLKQIAEKTPVKSGESKIVRKVKEQRSKSDPKTSVGSAKELKDGVESGKANSIVTSVGLRDKSFTPVYSTLKAPQISYQKNHTSGSSNRGLISQDYEREFPSVEVGPRQERRCDVTKNVSSFTTVKSEEFWERLVEESDLSRLEKDPFNCSNIVALLKSSILLFEKQLSGGVSEDVWRIRHPLKVLQNLMLTSDPNDNINQLGLPHLIISLVHNSVGNSHFIQQPGSLQALGEMIVVLLIYWQKNHDWLKEENRPEEFINPFLTILNQADLNPLAPLAGCVLSLFTQDKVAVNIDMDRLGFLLKELVCGSHQQELSLPPGWGLCDGLLSLLLHTLSEQSDGSSCLDPLVIHHVWEEIGTSLAKTMPDMDFCSTNGLHVLMSATMLVLCKDPYSYISLFCEGKSTFVYTLGWLLSTECHALFAEGCSGTSEGVLSPELFIELSCHFLCLPFALNLNSHTCSSVLHVYDSCDVVKRLLQVIETLPLSSVEVPLSLLRRLLLCDRQRCVSRLCKASCGFFSTPAVTTSGQQTPTRTASSLLCDLLLLDELGDSAVELLSLLYLITCFCPGQLHLEPSVLRRALAHAYDPIRAGTCKVLGKVFPFRSPTLPNLQPNIFKSMVDLLEDASVHVRRAACLAVGKWLGYVAMEAGFSTSRHSGNVGNTKKWVNVKGNDAHQDSSSEAGVAIVTKNESDDGEIRKWLEEARMTGARLASLTSDTDAHTRVHACAALGNLVHVNGAVPKLMEENVCRLLLRAACTDTHHAVREAATDTLSLYSQQDAIRQVLRPLDARKKTSPGFPASIKAK, translated from the exons ATGGATTCTTATCATGTGTTAGAATTGGTTGGAGAAGGCTCTTTTGGTCGAGTTCATAAAGGAATGAAGAAGTTTTTAGGACAA GTGGTGGCTCTTAAATTCATGCCTAAAATGGGGCGCTCGAAGAAAGAGCTGCAAAGTCTAAAAAAAGAAATCGACATCATGACAAACCTTCAACATCCAAACATTGTGAAACTTTTCGACAGCTTTGAAACCGAAACAGAG GTGGTGGTTGTGACCGAATATGCTGAGGGTCAGTTGTTCCAGATCATTGAGGATGATGGCAGCTTACCAGAAAGTCAG GTTCATGAGATTGCCTGCCAACTGGTGTCAGCTCTGTATTATTTGCACTCTCGTCGGATTCTTCACCGAGACATGAAACCACAAAATATCCTCTTTGATAAAAATGGAGTGGTGAAACTGTGTGACTTTGG GTTTGCGAGGGCAATGAGTGTGTCCACCATGGTGCTGACCTCTATCAAGGGAACACCCTTATACATGTCCCCTGAATTAGTGGCAGAGAAGCCTTATGATCACACTGCTGATCTCTGGTCACTTGGCTGCATTCTGTATGAGCTCCACACGGGGGCGCCTCCTTTCTACACTAACTCCATCTTCCATTTAGTGCAGCTCATTGTGAAAGACCCCATCAAGTGGCCAGACACTATGAGCAACACATGCACG AGTTTCCTAAAAGGTTTGTTGACCAAAGACCCTCAGATGCGGCTGTCATGGCCGGACCTCCTGCATCATCCTTTTGTTGCAGATGGTGTTCAAG TGCTGCCAGATACAGATGTTTCCAGTCCTCTGACAGTCACCCCAGACCCTGACATGCTGGCACTGAAACTTAAACAAATAGCAGAAAAGACACCAGTAAAATCTGGGGAGAGCAAAATAGTGCGAAAGGTCAAAGAGCAGAGAAGCAAAAGTGACCCAAAGACATCAGTCGGCAGTGCTAAA GAATTGAAGGATGGAGTGGAAAGTGGGAAAGCCAATTCTATAGTAACTTCAGTGGGCCTTAGGGACAAATCCTTCACCCCAGTTTATTCAACTTTGAAAGCTCCTCAAATTTCATATCAAAAGAACCATACATCTGGTTCTTCAAATAG AGGTCTAATCAGCCAAGACTATGAACGAGAGTTCCCTTCAGTAGAAGTTGGGCCACGACAAGAGAGAAGATGTGACGTCACTAAAAATGTGTCAAGTTTCACA ACAGTCAAGAGTGAGGAATTCTGGGAGAGGCTTGTTGAAGAATCCGACCTAAGCAGACTAGAAAAAGATCCGTTCAACTGCAGTAACATTGTAGCTCTACTGAAATCCAGTATTTTGCTGTTTGAAAAACAG TTAAGTGGTGGTGTCTCCGAGGACGTGTGGCGCATTCGCCATCCGCTGAAAGTCCTGCAGAACCTGATGCTGACCTCTGACCCAAATGACAATATTAACCAACTAGGACTGCCACATCTTATCATTAGCTTAGTTCACAACTCTGTTGGAAACTCCCATTTCATTCAG CAACCGGGGAGTCTACAAGCACTTGGGGAAATGATTGTTGTTCTACTCATCTACTGGCAGAAGAACCATGACTGGTTGAAAGAAGAAAACAG ACCTGAAGAGTTCATCAACCCCTTCTTAACAATCCTTAACCAAGCAGACCTCAATCCTTTAGCT CCTCTAGCTGGCTGCGTTTTATCTCTCTTTACTCAAGACAAGGTTGCTGTCAATATTGATATGGACAGGCTCGGCTTCTTGCTGAAAGAACTTGTCTGTGGCTCTCATCAG CAGGAGCTTTCTCTCCCGCCTGGATGGGGACTCTGTGACGGCCTCCTATCTTTACTTCTGCACACTCTCTCTGAG CAAAGCGATGGTTCCTCATGTTTGGATCCACTCGTGATTCATCACGTTTGGGAAGAGATCGGCACCTCATTAGCAAAGACAATGCCAGACATGGACTTCTGCTCAACCAATG GATTGCATGTTCTCATGTCTGCCACAATGTTGGTTCTCTGCAAGGATCCATATTCATATATTTCACTGTTTTGTGAGGGCAAATCAACATTTGTGTACACTCTTGGCTGGCTGTTGAGCACTGAATG TCATGCTTTATTTGCTGAAGGCTGTTCAGGTACATCAGAAGGAGTCTTAAGTCCTGAGCTCTTTATAGAGTTGAGCTGCCACTTCCTGTGCCTTCCATTCGCCCTCAACCTGAATTCACACACCTGTTCCAGTGTACTGCATGTGTACGACAGCTGTGATGTTGTTAAAAGGCTCCTGCAG GTGATTGAAACTCTTCCTCTCTCATCAGTAGAGGTGCCACTCTCACTACTACGCCGCCTGTTGCTGTGCGATCGTCAACGTTGTGTTTCCCGCCTCTGTAAAGCTTCCTGTGGGTTTTTCTCCACACCAGCCGTCACTACATCGGGCCAGCAGACTCCGACCAGAACCGCCAGTTCTCTGCTTTGTGATTTGCTGCTGCTGGACGAACTGGGGGACTCTGCGGTAGAGCTCCTGTCTCTGTTATACCTCATCACGTGTTTTTGTCCTGGTCAGCTGCACCTAGAACCTTCAGTGCTGCGCCGGGCACTGGCACACGCTTACGATCCAATCAGGGCTGGCACATGTAAAGTTTTAGGAAAAGTGTTCCCGTTCAGGTCTCCCACACTGCCCAATTTACAACCGAACATTTTTAAAAGCATGGTAGACCTTCTTGAGGATGCTAGCGTGCATGTGCGGCGTGCAGCTTGCTTGGCAGTTGGTAAATGGTTGGGTTATGTTGCAATGGAAGCTGGGTTCAGCACCAGCAGGCACAGTGGAAATGTAGGCAACACTAAAAAGTGGGTAAACGTAAAGGGCAATGATGCACACCAGGATTCAAGCAGCGAAGCGGGAGTTGCCATTGTGACAAAGAATGAATCAGATGATGGCGAGATTAGAAAATGGTTAGAAGAAGCAAGAATGACAGGAGCCAGACTGGCATCGCTGACCTCTGACACTGATGCCCACACTCGTGTCCACGCTTGTGCAGCACTCGGAAACCTGGTGCATGTTAATGGTGCTGTACCCAAACTGATGGAGGAGAATGTGTGCAGGTTACTCCTGAGGGCCGCTTGCACTGACACCCACCATGCAGTGAGAGAAGCTGCCACGGACACGCTAAGCTTGTACAGCCAGCAGGATGCTATAAGACAG GTCCTTAGACCTCTGGATGCCAGAAAAAAAACGTCTCCAGGCTTCCCAGCATCCATCAAAGCAAAGTGA
- the stk36 gene encoding serine/threonine-protein kinase 36 isoform X2 has protein sequence MDSYHVLELVGEGSFGRVHKGMKKFLGQVVALKFMPKMGRSKKELQSLKKEIDIMTNLQHPNIVKLFDSFETETEVVVVTEYAEGQLFQIIEDDGSLPESQVHEIACQLVSALYYLHSRRILHRDMKPQNILFDKNGVVKLCDFGFARAMSVSTMVLTSIKGTPLYMSPELVAEKPYDHTADLWSLGCILYELHTGAPPFYTNSIFHLVQLIVKDPIKWPDTMSNTCTSFLKGLLTKDPQMRLSWPDLLHHPFVADGVQVLPDTDVSSPLTVTPDPDMLALKLKQIAEKTPVKSGESKIVRKVKEQRSKSDPKTSVGSAKELKDGVESGKANSIVTSVGLRDKSFTPVYSTLKAPQISYQKNHTSGSSNRGLISQDYEREFPSVEVGPRQERRCDVTKNVSSFTTVKSEEFWERLVEESDLSRLEKDPFNCSNIVALLKSSILLFEKQLSGGVSEDVWRIRHPLKVLQNLMLTSDPNDNINQLGLPHLIISLVHNSVGNSHFIQQPGSLQALGEMIVVLLIYWQKNHDWLKEENRPEEFINPFLTILNQADLNPLAPLAGCVLSLFTQDKVAVNIDMDRLGFLLKELVCGSHQELSLPPGWGLCDGLLSLLLHTLSEQSDGSSCLDPLVIHHVWEEIGTSLAKTMPDMDFCSTNGLHVLMSATMLVLCKDPYSYISLFCEGKSTFVYTLGWLLSTECHALFAEGCSGTSEGVLSPELFIELSCHFLCLPFALNLNSHTCSSVLHVYDSCDVVKRLLQVIETLPLSSVEVPLSLLRRLLLCDRQRCVSRLCKASCGFFSTPAVTTSGQQTPTRTASSLLCDLLLLDELGDSAVELLSLLYLITCFCPGQLHLEPSVLRRALAHAYDPIRAGTCKVLGKVFPFRSPTLPNLQPNIFKSMVDLLEDASVHVRRAACLAVGKWLGYVAMEAGFSTSRHSGNVGNTKKWVNVKGNDAHQDSSSEAGVAIVTKNESDDGEIRKWLEEARMTGARLASLTSDTDAHTRVHACAALGNLVHVNGAVPKLMEENVCRLLLRAACTDTHHAVREAATDTLSLYSQQDAIRQVLRPLDARKKTSPGFPASIKAK, from the exons ATGGATTCTTATCATGTGTTAGAATTGGTTGGAGAAGGCTCTTTTGGTCGAGTTCATAAAGGAATGAAGAAGTTTTTAGGACAA GTGGTGGCTCTTAAATTCATGCCTAAAATGGGGCGCTCGAAGAAAGAGCTGCAAAGTCTAAAAAAAGAAATCGACATCATGACAAACCTTCAACATCCAAACATTGTGAAACTTTTCGACAGCTTTGAAACCGAAACAGAG GTGGTGGTTGTGACCGAATATGCTGAGGGTCAGTTGTTCCAGATCATTGAGGATGATGGCAGCTTACCAGAAAGTCAG GTTCATGAGATTGCCTGCCAACTGGTGTCAGCTCTGTATTATTTGCACTCTCGTCGGATTCTTCACCGAGACATGAAACCACAAAATATCCTCTTTGATAAAAATGGAGTGGTGAAACTGTGTGACTTTGG GTTTGCGAGGGCAATGAGTGTGTCCACCATGGTGCTGACCTCTATCAAGGGAACACCCTTATACATGTCCCCTGAATTAGTGGCAGAGAAGCCTTATGATCACACTGCTGATCTCTGGTCACTTGGCTGCATTCTGTATGAGCTCCACACGGGGGCGCCTCCTTTCTACACTAACTCCATCTTCCATTTAGTGCAGCTCATTGTGAAAGACCCCATCAAGTGGCCAGACACTATGAGCAACACATGCACG AGTTTCCTAAAAGGTTTGTTGACCAAAGACCCTCAGATGCGGCTGTCATGGCCGGACCTCCTGCATCATCCTTTTGTTGCAGATGGTGTTCAAG TGCTGCCAGATACAGATGTTTCCAGTCCTCTGACAGTCACCCCAGACCCTGACATGCTGGCACTGAAACTTAAACAAATAGCAGAAAAGACACCAGTAAAATCTGGGGAGAGCAAAATAGTGCGAAAGGTCAAAGAGCAGAGAAGCAAAAGTGACCCAAAGACATCAGTCGGCAGTGCTAAA GAATTGAAGGATGGAGTGGAAAGTGGGAAAGCCAATTCTATAGTAACTTCAGTGGGCCTTAGGGACAAATCCTTCACCCCAGTTTATTCAACTTTGAAAGCTCCTCAAATTTCATATCAAAAGAACCATACATCTGGTTCTTCAAATAG AGGTCTAATCAGCCAAGACTATGAACGAGAGTTCCCTTCAGTAGAAGTTGGGCCACGACAAGAGAGAAGATGTGACGTCACTAAAAATGTGTCAAGTTTCACA ACAGTCAAGAGTGAGGAATTCTGGGAGAGGCTTGTTGAAGAATCCGACCTAAGCAGACTAGAAAAAGATCCGTTCAACTGCAGTAACATTGTAGCTCTACTGAAATCCAGTATTTTGCTGTTTGAAAAACAG TTAAGTGGTGGTGTCTCCGAGGACGTGTGGCGCATTCGCCATCCGCTGAAAGTCCTGCAGAACCTGATGCTGACCTCTGACCCAAATGACAATATTAACCAACTAGGACTGCCACATCTTATCATTAGCTTAGTTCACAACTCTGTTGGAAACTCCCATTTCATTCAG CAACCGGGGAGTCTACAAGCACTTGGGGAAATGATTGTTGTTCTACTCATCTACTGGCAGAAGAACCATGACTGGTTGAAAGAAGAAAACAG ACCTGAAGAGTTCATCAACCCCTTCTTAACAATCCTTAACCAAGCAGACCTCAATCCTTTAGCT CCTCTAGCTGGCTGCGTTTTATCTCTCTTTACTCAAGACAAGGTTGCTGTCAATATTGATATGGACAGGCTCGGCTTCTTGCTGAAAGAACTTGTCTGTGGCTCTCATCAG GAGCTTTCTCTCCCGCCTGGATGGGGACTCTGTGACGGCCTCCTATCTTTACTTCTGCACACTCTCTCTGAG CAAAGCGATGGTTCCTCATGTTTGGATCCACTCGTGATTCATCACGTTTGGGAAGAGATCGGCACCTCATTAGCAAAGACAATGCCAGACATGGACTTCTGCTCAACCAATG GATTGCATGTTCTCATGTCTGCCACAATGTTGGTTCTCTGCAAGGATCCATATTCATATATTTCACTGTTTTGTGAGGGCAAATCAACATTTGTGTACACTCTTGGCTGGCTGTTGAGCACTGAATG TCATGCTTTATTTGCTGAAGGCTGTTCAGGTACATCAGAAGGAGTCTTAAGTCCTGAGCTCTTTATAGAGTTGAGCTGCCACTTCCTGTGCCTTCCATTCGCCCTCAACCTGAATTCACACACCTGTTCCAGTGTACTGCATGTGTACGACAGCTGTGATGTTGTTAAAAGGCTCCTGCAG GTGATTGAAACTCTTCCTCTCTCATCAGTAGAGGTGCCACTCTCACTACTACGCCGCCTGTTGCTGTGCGATCGTCAACGTTGTGTTTCCCGCCTCTGTAAAGCTTCCTGTGGGTTTTTCTCCACACCAGCCGTCACTACATCGGGCCAGCAGACTCCGACCAGAACCGCCAGTTCTCTGCTTTGTGATTTGCTGCTGCTGGACGAACTGGGGGACTCTGCGGTAGAGCTCCTGTCTCTGTTATACCTCATCACGTGTTTTTGTCCTGGTCAGCTGCACCTAGAACCTTCAGTGCTGCGCCGGGCACTGGCACACGCTTACGATCCAATCAGGGCTGGCACATGTAAAGTTTTAGGAAAAGTGTTCCCGTTCAGGTCTCCCACACTGCCCAATTTACAACCGAACATTTTTAAAAGCATGGTAGACCTTCTTGAGGATGCTAGCGTGCATGTGCGGCGTGCAGCTTGCTTGGCAGTTGGTAAATGGTTGGGTTATGTTGCAATGGAAGCTGGGTTCAGCACCAGCAGGCACAGTGGAAATGTAGGCAACACTAAAAAGTGGGTAAACGTAAAGGGCAATGATGCACACCAGGATTCAAGCAGCGAAGCGGGAGTTGCCATTGTGACAAAGAATGAATCAGATGATGGCGAGATTAGAAAATGGTTAGAAGAAGCAAGAATGACAGGAGCCAGACTGGCATCGCTGACCTCTGACACTGATGCCCACACTCGTGTCCACGCTTGTGCAGCACTCGGAAACCTGGTGCATGTTAATGGTGCTGTACCCAAACTGATGGAGGAGAATGTGTGCAGGTTACTCCTGAGGGCCGCTTGCACTGACACCCACCATGCAGTGAGAGAAGCTGCCACGGACACGCTAAGCTTGTACAGCCAGCAGGATGCTATAAGACAG GTCCTTAGACCTCTGGATGCCAGAAAAAAAACGTCTCCAGGCTTCCCAGCATCCATCAAAGCAAAGTGA